TGCattttagccactagatggcgctgacacTCATTATAGAAAATACAGGGAAAATTCCTCCAGTCTGCAGCAATGTGACATTCATCCAACGAATgtcttataaatagaccccttatcatccaatcacattgATATTAGTTGTAGGGGGTCACACACTGACCGCCATCATCCGCTTACTCCCACATTTCCCATGTTagaaattttatttatatatataattgatttttttttttaaggtggaacCAGATCAATGTTTACTGATTATCAAATGCTAATAGATCTGATCACTGCAGTCCATCCATCATCTTATACAAACAATGTATCCATATATTATTAGCATAAGATGCATTGCAGTGATCAGATCTATTTGCATTTGATAATCAGTAAACATTGATCTGGATccaccttaataaaaaaaaaagcataaaaaaaaacagacagtggAGAATGTTCTGGCAGTTAGCTTTGTGATGTCATAGCATGGGCGGAACCAAACCCCTTAAAAGAGTTGCTGACAGAAGCGAGCCCTCAGTCCGTCTTGGATTTCGCTTGGTGAACACACACAGAGAGATTTCTCCTGCAGGAAGTGTAACTAGGATTGCGATATACAAACCCGAGATATTATTCATATTCAGATTGCGGTAGAAGCCGTACATTAGGTAGATCTTGTTATATTTCTTTtcataaatgtatatttatatcGGTATATATCTGTATAAATCAGGCAGACCCTGGCACTGCACAGCTGTTAGTGATGTAACGGATGTGATCAGCTTAATGTTCTCCATTCACACAGCTGACCAATGGGATAACAggccgttttttttatataaagtgacAGTTATTTCCAGCCTTAGAGACTGAGATCAGCTGTTACCGGGGAGATCTATTTATAGAACATTGGTTGGAGAAATGCCACACATTGGTGCAAGCTGGACACATTTTCCCCATATTATTAGATTCATTGGTATGATGCCATCCAGTATACAGAATATTATTTTCTCATTGATGGATTTCAGGAAAAATATACTGCattttagccactagatggcgctgacacTCATTATAGAAAATACAGGGAAAATTCCTCCAGTCTGCAGCAATgtcttataaatagaccccttatcatccaatcacattgggccagattcaaaaacaaatgcctatctttaggcgggcgtagcgtatctcatatacgctacgccgccgtaacttaaagcggcaagtcccgtattcagaaagaacttgcgcccgaagttacggcggcgtagcgtatatgggccggcataagcccgcctaattcaaaataggctggtagggggcgtgttgtatgctaattaatcgtgaccccatgtaattgaCGCTACTAACGAACgatgcatgcgccatccgtgaaagtatcccagtgcgcatgctccaaattacgctgcaaatagtcaatgctttagacgtgaatgtaacttacgcacagccctattcgcgtacgacttacgcaaacggcgtaaacgacgcaaaattcgacgctggcccgacgtccatacttaacattggctacgcctcatatagcaggggtaactttacgccggaaaaagccttacgtaaactacgtaaatcaatgcgccggggccgacgtacgtttctgaatcggcgtatctagctcatttgcatattctacacgtaaatctacggaagcgcccctagcggccagcgtaaatatgcacccccaagatacgacggcgtaggagacttacgccgctcgtatctaggcaacagtgaggcgtatctgattctatgaatcaggcgccgagatgcgacggccctcattcggagttacgacggcgtatctggagatacgccgacgtaactcctttctgaatctggcccttagatattAGTTGTAGTTTATTTTGTGAGATATTTaagtaaaaacagaaaaaaataaccatttgttttttctctttgcaGGAGCGGATTACTTTCAGGAATTCCATAGAGTTTTCAGATACAGATTGAAGATGCTGACATACAGCTACGCTATCAACGAACTCATTCAGTTAGCAGTAAGTATTTTTTTCCACTCTTTTTATATGTGGCTGGTGATGTATAAAATTGTATTATGGCTCGTTTACACATGCAGCAACCCTGGCCGCCCCTCTGAGAAGCGATCCACGGAgggttgcttttcagagggtggtTGACATGCCCATTGCGGCAACCCTTGCCGTCCCTCTAAAAAGCGATCCACGGAgggttgcttttcagagggtggtTGACATGCCCATTGCGGCAACCCTTGCCGTCCCTCTAAAAAGCGATCCATGGAgggttgcttttcagagggtggtTGACATGCCCATGCAGCAACCCTTGCCGTCCCTCTAAAAAGCGTCATGGGTTGCTATAAGGTATAAGGCCAGCTTTAGGATTGTAGTAAACCCTTTACCCCTGGACTCTGTGATAAGGTTGTGCTAGTTATCCCTGTTGGTGAGACAGCCTTTACTTTCTGTTGTGTCACCGgcgcaggaagtgaggggaaatctcccataTGGAGACACAGACAGCGATAAGAACCCAGAAGaggtttttacatacagtacagcaGATACTGGCAGAGCCCTGATGGGAGAGGATTTATGATTTGTGGTTTTCGGAGACATGTAAATAGCTCAGATTTatgacttgtcttttttttttttcacttcctctcttCCTGAGATGACGGGAAGTGAAAAGacataaaagataaaacaaaactttggaaaagattgaactcttttcacactctatccaaaaaataaatgggtAGAGTTTCACTTTAATATCTGTACTTCAActtaccttcttttttttctcgttaTAGGTGCACATATTTGGTTCAAAGGAACAtaggaaagaagagaagaaacaagaggaggagaggataagagaggaggagaggataagagaggagaggataagagaggaggagaggataatagaggaggagaggataagagaagaggagaggataagagaggaggagaggataagagaggaggagaggataagagaggaggagaggataagagaggagaggataagagaggaggagaggataagagaggagaggataagagaggagaggataagagaggagaggataatagaggaggagaggataagagaagaggagaggataagagaggaggagaggataagagaggaggagaggataagagaggaggagaggataagagaggagaggataagagaagaggagaggataagagaggaggagaggataagagaggaggagaggataagagaggaggagaggataagagaggaggagaggataagagaggaggagaggataagagaggaggagaggataagagaggaggagaggataagagaagaggagaggataagagaggaggagaggataagaaaggaggagaggataagagaggaggagaggataagagaggaggagaggataagagaggaggagaggataagagaagaggagaggataagagaggaggagaggataagagaggaggagaggataagagaggaggagaggataagagaagaggagaggataagagaggaggagaggataagagaggaggagaggataagagaggaggagaggataagagaagaggagaggataagagaggagaggataagaggggaggagaggataagagaggagaggataagagaggaggagaggataagagaggaggagaggataagagaggaggagaggataagagaggaggagaggataagagaggaggagaggataagagaggaggagaggataagagaggaggagaggataagagaggaggagaggataagagaggaggagaggataagagaagaggagaggataagagaagaggagaggataagagaggaggagaggataagagaggaggggataagagaggaggagaggataagagaggaggagaggataagagaggaggagaggataagagaggaggagaggataagagaggagaggataagagaggaggagaggataagagaggaggagaggataagagaggagaggataagagaggaggagaggataagagaagaggagaggataagagaggaggagaggataagagaggagaggataagagaagaggagaggataagagaggaggagaggataagagaggaggagaggataagagaggaggagaggataagagaggaggagaggataagagaggaggagaggataagagaggaggagaggataagagaggaggagaggataagagaggaggagaggataagagaggagaggataagagaggaggagaggataagagaggaggagaggataagagaagaggagaggataagagaagaggagaggataagagaggaggagaggataagagaggaggagaggataagagaggaggagaggataagagaggaggagaggataagagaggaggagaggataagagaggaggagaggataagagaggagaggataagagaggaggagaggataagagaggaggagaggataagagaagaggagaggataagagaagaggagaggataagagaggaggagaggataagagaggaggagaggataagagaggaggagaggataagagaggaggagaggataagagaggaggagaggataagagaggagaggataagagaggaggagaggataagagaagaggagaggataagagaggaggagaggataagagaagaggagaggataagagaggaggagaggataagagaagaggagaggataagagaggaggagaggataagagaggaggagaggataagagaggagaggataagagaggaggagaggatacgagaggaggagaggataagagaagaggagaggataagagaggaggagaggataagagaggaggagaggataagagaggaggagaggataagagaggaggagaggataagagaggaggagaggataagagaggaggagaacagAAAAAACGAGGAGGCCAGGATAATTGAGGAGGCCAGGATAATAGAGAACAGAAAAATGGAGGAGGCCAGAGCACAAGAACAAGCCAGAATAAGGGAGGAGAAAAGAATAGGGGACGAGGCCACAAGAAAGGAGTATGCGAGAGTAATAAAGGAGAACAAGATGAGGGAGGAGTCCTGGAATATAATGAAGGCCAGGATGAGGGAGGAGgccaggataagagaggaggccAGGATAATAGAGAACAGAAAAATGGAGGAGGCCAGGGCACAAATTCAAGCCAGAATAAGGGAGGAGAAAAGAATAGGGGACGAGGTCAGAAGAAGGGACCTTGCAAGAATAATAGAGGAGAACAGGATGAGTAATGAGGCCTGGATTAGACTGAAGGCCAGATTAGAGGAAGACGCCAGGGTGAGGAAAGAGGCCAGGGTGAGGGAGGAGGCCAGGATGAGGGATGaggccaggaggaggggggacgagGCCAGGAGGAGGGACGAGGCCAGGATGAGGGAGGAGGCCAGGATGAGGGACGAGGCCAGGATGAGGGACGAGGCCAGGGTAAGGGACGAGGCCAGGATGAGGGACGAGGCCAGGATGAGGGAGGAGGCCAGGATAATTGAGGAGGCCAGGATAATAGAGAACAGGAAAATGGAGGAGGCCAGGGCACAAATTCAAGCCAGAATAAGGGAGGAGAAAAGAATAGGGGACGAGGTCAGAAGAAGGGACCTTGCAAGAATAATAGAGGAGaacaggatgagtgaggaggccTGGATTAGACTGAAGGCCAGGTTGGAGGAAGACGCCAGGGTGAGGAAAGAGGCCAGGGTGAGGGAGGAGGCCAggatgagagaagagaagaggataagagaggaggagaggataagagaggaggagaggataagagaagaggagaggataagagaagatgagaggataagagaggaggagaggataagagaggaggagaggataagagaggaggagaggataagagaggaggagaggataagagaagaggagaggataagagaggaggagaggataagagaggaggagaggataagagaggaggagaggataagagaggaggagaggataagagaagaggagaggataagagaagatgagaggataagagaggaggagaggataagagaggaggagaggataagagaggaggagaggataagagaagaggagaggataagagaggaggagaggataagagaagaggagaggataagagaagatgagaggataagagaggaggagaggataagagaggaggagaggataagagaagaggagaggataagagaagaggagaggataagagaggagaggataagagaggagaggataagagaagatgagaggataagagaggaggagaggataagagaagaggagaggataagagaggaggagaggataagagaggaggagaggataagagaagaggagaggataagagaggaggagaggataagagaagaggagaggataagagaggaggagaggataagagaggaggagaggataagagaggaggagaggataagagaagaggagaggataagagaggaggagaggataagagaagaggagaggataagagaggaggagaggataagagaggaggagaggataagagaggaggagaggataagagaggaggagaacagaaaaaaggaggagGCCAGGATAAGAAAGGAGGACATGTTAACGGAGGTAAACGCATGGCTGCTGGCCAGGGAAAGGGAGGatgagaggataagagaagaggagaggatacGTGAGGAGGCCAGAAAAGAGCAGGAGGCCATAGTGAGGGAGGCAAGGCTGGAAGGGAAAAGGGAGATGGCCAAATTGATGGAGTTAAGGCTGGCCAGGAAAAGGGAGGAGGCCAGGGTGAGGGAGGCAAGGCTGGAAGGGAAAAGGGAGAAGGCCAAATTGATGGAGTTAAGGCTGGCCAGGAAaagggaggaggacagggtgagggAGGAGGCCAGGATAATAGAGAACAGAAAAATGGAGGAGGCCAGGGAACAAGAACAAGCCAGAATAAGGGACGAGGCCAGAAGAAGGGAGCATGCAAGACTAATAGAGGAGAACAGGATGAGGGAGGAGGCCTGGATTAGACTGAAGGCCAGGTTGGAGGAAGAGGCCAGGGCGAGGGAAGAGGCCAGGGTGAGGGAGAAGGCCAGGAGGAGGGACGAGGCCAGGAGGAGGGAcgaggccaggaggagggaggaggccaggaggagggacgaggccaggaggagggaggaggccaggaggagggacgaggccaggaggagggaggaggccaGGAGGAGACAGGAGAGACAGGAGAGCAGGGAAATGCCGCAGATTAGGACAGCGGAACAAAATTGGACAGGGGTATGGAGAAAAGATAGAAAGAGGCTAGTGGTGGAGTGCAAAAGTACTATCACATACTACAAGTGGTAAAACCAGACATGAAGAGGAATGCAGCAGACCTGGGGGAAATAATGTAGAAAGCAGaggagtggggggaacagcagtgtctgatggggagtgagcagtgggaggaacagcagtgtctgatggggggtgaggagtggggggaacagcagtgtctgatggggggcgaggagtggggggGACAGAAGTGTCTGATGGGAGGTGAAGAAGTGGGGGGAgcagcagtgtctgatggggggtgaggagtggggggaacagcagtgtctgatggggggttaagagtggggggaacagcagtgtctgatggggggcgaggagtggggggGACAGaagtgtctgatggggggtgaggagtgggggagcagcagtgtctgatggggggtgaggaatggggggaacagcagtgtctgatggggggtgaggagtggggggaacagcagtgtctgatggggggcgaggagtgggtggAACAGCAGTGTGTGAtgtggggggaacagcagtgtctgatggggggtgagaagcagggggaacagcagtgtctgatgggggcgaggagtggggggaacagcagtgtctgatggggggcgaggagtggggggaacagcaggGTCCGATGGGGGGTGAAGAGTGGAGGGAACAGCAGAGTCTGATGGGGGGTGAAGAGTGa
This window of the Rana temporaria chromosome 13, aRanTem1.1, whole genome shotgun sequence genome carries:
- the LOC120920101 gene encoding trichohyalin-like, with the protein product REEERIREEERIREEERIREEERIREEERIREEERIREEERIREEERIREEERIREERIREEERIREEERIREEERIREEERIREEERIREEERIREEERIREEERIREEERIREERIREEERIREEERIREEERIREEERIREEERIREEERIREEERIREEERIREERIREEERIREEERIREEERIREEERIREEERIREEERIREEERIREEERIREEENRKNEERIREEERIREEERIREEERIREEERIREEERIREEERIREEERIREEERIREEERIREDERIREEERIREEERIREEERIREEERIREEERIREEERIREDERIREEERIREEERIREEERIREEERIREERIREERIREDERIREEERIREEERIREEERIREEERIREEERIREEERIREEERIREEERIREEERIREEERIREEERIREEERIREEERIREEERIREEERIREEERIREEENRKKEEARIRKEDMLTEVNAWLLAREREDERIREEERIREEARKEQEAIVREARLEGKREMAKLMELRLARKREEARVREARLEGKREKAKLMELRLARKREEDRVREEARIIENRKMEEAREQEQARIRDEARRREHARLIEENRMREEAWIRLKARLEEEARAREEARIFQSKFVLDQPQLKFQLIQQVSSYIRAVYIMASIRLVHVDKLKAIWMDNNAKVVLTKGRLN